CAAAATTTCTTAAAAGGTGGATGAATTTTTAAACAGCTAAACACACCCTATCTATTTTTGCACTAAGTGATGGAAGATACTATAAAAGCTTATTCCTCAGAAACCCTCTTTATCTCACAACCTGGAAAATAGAAAGAAAGTATCTCATAGTATGTAAAACCAAGCTTTCCCATTTCCTTTGCTCCCCATTGGCATAGACCTACACCATGTCCATATCCTTTTCCAGTAAAGACAAAAGAATCTTTTGTTTGCTCTATATCAAACAATGTGCTTCTTATAAGATTTTCTCCCATTGCCTTTCTAAATTTAGAACCTAGCATTTGGTAATTTCCCCTTGAATGCTTTATGATTATCTTCTCACACCTTCCATTTTCGGGGTATTTGCTTATTGAATAAATCTTTCTAAGACTAAGCCTTTTTTCTATTTCTATTGATTTAATCTTTGCCTTCCAATGGTAATCTGGTGCCTTAGAACAATATGGACAGACCACACCAGAAAGATAGGGGATATATTTTCCTCCCTCCCAGGTGTAAGCCGAATTTCCTGTCCTTCCCCCGCAAACTGAATGATAATAAACATAGGCAAGGCTATCTCCATAATAAAGAAACTCTCCCTTTGTCTCATCTACAGCAGAGATCGCCCTTTCATCCTCAGCATTTATTCCAGCATAGACCTGGCAATGAACAGAATTGCACAGGTCAAAGCCTTCTTTCCTATGCTTTCCAAGGTTTCTATAGACAAATGTCCTGGCAATAACAGCCTGAGCCTTTACTGTCTCAAAAGGCCATTTTGGGTTTATCTCCATCTTGATCACGCCATAGAGGTAATTTTCAATATCAATGATGTTGATAGCAAGCAGATTCCCCTGATTTATATTTATTTCAATATCTCCCCGATACCTTCTTTTTCCAATTATGATATGTGAATTTATTGGCTCAATTATTATAGGTGGCTGAAAAATGCCGTAGCCTTCTATTTTTATAAGACGATGATTTGCTTCTAAAGAAAGAGGGGTCTCATATCTCCTTATAATTTTTCCATCAGGGCTGGTTATTTCATAGTATCCAGAGGAAGAAACAAGAAGATTCTTTTCCTTTGCCACACAAACCCTTATCTCAAAACAAAAGGAGGGTTTTAGGAATAATAGAAGAAAAAAAATTGTAAATTTTAAATTTGCAATTTTCAATTTTTAGATAGGTCTTTGAGCAGAAGAAGATGGGGGCATACCAGGTATATTGATTGATGGTTTTTGGAGAGAAGAGAATGGGGCTACACCAGGAGTCGGGCTTGGCGCTGGCCTTTGAGGTGGAGGCTGTTCCATTGGTCTACTTAAAGTAGGAGAAGGGGGTGCCATTCCAAAGCTTGCTTTATCAACTGCCCTAAGATATGCATCCTCCTTTGTTATCTTGTTTTTCATTACTAGCATCTTTAAGCATTGGTCCATTGATTGCATCCCATCCTTTGCTCCTGTCTGGATTATTGAGGGCATCTGATGGGTCTTTCCCTCCCTTATAAGATTCCTTATCGCAGGTGTTGCCACCATAATCTCACAGGCAACCACCCGACCTTTGCCATCTATTGTGGGAATAAGGGTCTGGGAAATAACCGCAACCAGAGCCTCTGAAAGCTGTGTCCTTATTTGCTGTTGCTGGTGGGGTGGAAATACATCAACAATTCTGTCAATTGTCTGGGGTGCTGAATTTGTATGTAAGGTTGCAAAGACAACATGTCCTGTCTCTGCGGCGGTTAATGCCATCTGGATTGTTTCTAAGTCTCTCATTTCACCAACCAGGATAACATCAGGGTCTTCCCTTAATGCACTCCTTAAGGCAATGGCAAAGGAATTTGTATGTGGACCAACCTCCCTTTGATTAACCAGGCATTTCTTATTCTCATGGACAAACTCAATTGGGTCTTCAATGGTTAAGATATGGTCTTCCCTTTCAGAGTTAATAATATCAACCATTGAGGCGAGGGTGGTTGATTTTCCACTTCCGGTTGGCCCGGTAACCAAAATAAGCCCCTTTTTGGAACGGGCAAGACTTCCGCAAACCGGAGGCAAACCCAATTCCTCAATGCTTTTTATCTTTGTAGGAATAATTCTAAATGCTGCACCCTCCCCCCTTCTTTGATAGAATGCATTAACCCTGAATCTTCCAATCTCAGCTAGTTCAATGGCAAAGTCTATCTCATGCTTTTCTTCAAATTGCGCCTTTCTTTCATCGGTTAGAATCTCATAAATCATTTCATGAACCCTATCTTTGGTATATATTTCATTATCTACGGGTGTAAGTGCACCGTGGATCCTTAAAAGGGGATATGCACCCGAGGAAAGGTGGATATCGGATGCCCCCCTTTCCTTGCATATGATTAAAAGGTCGGATATTTCGTACATCTTAAATCCTAAATTTTATTCCTTTCCAAACAATCCCTCAATCATATCAACGATATTTCTTTTTGCACCCAATGATGGCTTTATCTCACAATTTGTTATCTTTTCCATCTCCATTATACAATTAAGGTCAAGGGGATCTGCCATCACAACAGAAAGCTCATTTTCAAATTTCATAATGGGAAGGACAAAATATTTCCTCATAAAATCAAGGGGAAGTAAGGATGCAGCCT
This DNA window, taken from bacterium, encodes the following:
- a CDS encoding type IV pilus twitching motility protein PilT produces the protein MYEISDLLIICKERGASDIHLSSGAYPLLRIHGALTPVDNEIYTKDRVHEMIYEILTDERKAQFEEKHEIDFAIELAEIGRFRVNAFYQRRGEGAAFRIIPTKIKSIEELGLPPVCGSLARSKKGLILVTGPTGSGKSTTLASMVDIINSEREDHILTIEDPIEFVHENKKCLVNQREVGPHTNSFAIALRSALREDPDVILVGEMRDLETIQMALTAAETGHVVFATLHTNSAPQTIDRIVDVFPPHQQQQIRTQLSEALVAVISQTLIPTIDGKGRVVACEIMVATPAIRNLIREGKTHQMPSIIQTGAKDGMQSMDQCLKMLVMKNKITKEDAYLRAVDKASFGMAPPSPTLSRPMEQPPPQRPAPSPTPGVAPFSSLQKPSINIPGMPPSSSAQRPI
- a CDS encoding SpoIID/LytB domain-containing protein, which codes for MAKEKNLLVSSSGYYEITSPDGKIIRRYETPLSLEANHRLIKIEGYGIFQPPIIIEPINSHIIIGKRRYRGDIEININQGNLLAINIIDIENYLYGVIKMEINPKWPFETVKAQAVIARTFVYRNLGKHRKEGFDLCNSVHCQVYAGINAEDERAISAVDETKGEFLYYGDSLAYVYYHSVCGGRTGNSAYTWEGGKYIPYLSGVVCPYCSKAPDYHWKAKIKSIEIEKRLSLRKIYSISKYPENGRCEKIIIKHSRGNYQMLGSKFRKAMGENLIRSTLFDIEQTKDSFVFTGKGYGHGVGLCQWGAKEMGKLGFTYYEILSFYFPGCEIKRVSEE